From the Candidatus Dadabacteria bacterium genome, the window CCGTAGGCTATTCTCGAGGTTTTGATCCCGAGGGACTTTATTGTTCTTGAGAGGTAAACCGCGGTGGCTTCGCCTTCGACGTTTGTGCCGGTCGCGACTATTATCTCTCTTATATCCTCACGCCCCGCTCTCGCTAGAAGTTCTTTTATCCGGAGGTCTTCTGGGCCTACGCCTTCAAGAGGAGAGATCACCCCGTGGAGGACGTGGTATTTTCCCCGAAACTCCCCGCTTCTCTCAATTGCCAGCAGGTCAAGTGGTTCTTCAACGACGCAGAGGACCTGCGGGTCTCTTGAAAGATCCGAGCAGATCGCGCACGG encodes:
- the recR gene encoding recombination mediator RecR, with the protein product MPRTGLPEPISRLIEELSKLPGIGEKNATRLAFHIFRSSEAYACSLSSAIIRTKSDVSTCGTCFNFTEKDPCAICSDLSRDPQVLCVVEEPLDLLAIERSGEFRGKYHVLHGVISPLEGVGPEDLRIKELLARAGREDIREIIVATGTNVEGEATAVYLSRTIKSLGIKTSRIAYGIPVGGDIEFIDELTLGKALRDRKEM